One part of the Deltaproteobacteria bacterium genome encodes these proteins:
- a CDS encoding extracellular solute-binding protein produces MRRIVFAMMLACFLATGSATAADVTLTLHYAHPNLWAKVQEKVADAFMKANPDVKLEIQAPAENYAAGVQRLLRESVAKKLPDVAFLGLNRWRILQARGLAVELDPFIGDAAKFEAAGYTPALRSLGQYQGKQYAIAASASTLVIYVNPELVSKAGGSVDDFPRDFDGLIALAAKISALGDNIDGVWVSAHDWRFQSMLGSYGGRPMNEDESDITFDSEAGIMAGKLYSRFGKEAGMKTYGGKAARQAFAAGTLGIYIDSSSYLTRVVAGAGERFQVSLLPLVVAAKDKSTVYFPTGGSAIVMLTRDPKKQAAAWRYIQFATGPEGAKIVVENTGYAPTNEIVLKDKSYLGDFYARNENSRRAHAQVAAYSGPWYAYPGAEGVAVTDLIGAALVDVIEGADAEATVKKLAADVRSKLKMKK; encoded by the coding sequence ATGAGAAGGATCGTTTTCGCAATGATGCTGGCGTGCTTCCTGGCCACAGGTTCGGCCACGGCCGCGGACGTGACGCTGACCCTGCACTATGCCCACCCGAATCTGTGGGCGAAGGTGCAGGAGAAGGTCGCCGATGCGTTCATGAAGGCGAACCCGGACGTGAAGCTCGAGATCCAGGCGCCCGCGGAGAACTATGCGGCGGGCGTTCAGCGCCTGCTCCGGGAATCGGTGGCCAAAAAGCTGCCCGACGTGGCGTTCCTCGGCTTGAATCGCTGGCGCATCCTGCAGGCGCGCGGTTTGGCGGTGGAGCTGGACCCCTTCATCGGCGACGCCGCCAAGTTCGAGGCAGCGGGTTACACCCCGGCCTTGCGTTCTCTCGGCCAGTACCAAGGCAAGCAGTACGCCATCGCGGCCTCCGCTTCGACGCTGGTGATCTACGTCAACCCGGAACTGGTCTCCAAGGCCGGGGGCTCCGTGGACGACTTCCCGCGCGATTTCGACGGCTTGATCGCTCTGGCCGCCAAGATCAGCGCACTCGGCGACAACATCGACGGCGTGTGGGTGTCGGCGCATGACTGGCGTTTCCAGAGCATGCTGGGATCCTATGGTGGCCGGCCCATGAACGAGGATGAGAGCGACATCACCTTCGACAGCGAGGCGGGGATCATGGCCGGAAAGCTCTACTCGCGTTTCGGCAAGGAAGCCGGCATGAAGACCTACGGCGGCAAGGCCGCGCGTCAGGCCTTTGCGGCGGGCACTCTCGGGATCTACATCGACAGCTCGTCCTACCTGACGCGGGTCGTCGCCGGGGCCGGGGAGCGATTCCAGGTGAGTTTGCTCCCGCTCGTCGTGGCCGCGAAGGACAAATCCACCGTGTATTTCCCCACGGGAGGCTCCGCCATCGTCATGCTGACACGGGATCCCAAGAAGCAGGCGGCCGCGTGGAGATACATCCAGTTCGCCACCGGGCCGGAAGGCGCCAAGATTGTGGTGGAGAACACCGGATACGCGCCCACCAACGAGATCGTGCTCAAGGATAAGAGCTATCTCGGTGATTTCTACGCGCGTAACGAGAACTCGCGGCGGGCCCACGCCCAGGTGGCGGCCTATTCGGGTCCCTGGTACGCGTATCCCGGCGCCGAGGGGGTGGCGGTCACC
- a CDS encoding carbohydrate ABC transporter permease, which yields MRARFSLGQAIMLAFLAVGAALVLLPFVWMLSLSIKPPAEIFAPGIDLVPSRIEWRNYLKAFAEVPLFRFLFNGVVVCAGILFFQILIAVPCAYALAHRRFSLRWLLFGLVLAGLLVPYHVTAIPVFLGFAQLDLLDTYTALILPFVASVFGIFLFRQFFATVPASIIDAARIDGLSETAIVWRIAFPNAWPAVSAFAIFSVVAHWNDLFWPLIAISDPNLATPPRGILFFRDEEAGSDFGPLMAAATVVTAPLVIAFLVAQRKFVQGITMSGLKG from the coding sequence ATGAGAGCGCGCTTCTCGTTGGGGCAGGCGATCATGTTGGCGTTCCTCGCCGTCGGGGCGGCGCTCGTATTGCTGCCGTTCGTGTGGATGCTCTCGCTCTCCATCAAGCCCCCGGCGGAGATCTTCGCCCCCGGCATCGATCTCGTCCCCAGCCGCATCGAGTGGCGCAATTACCTGAAGGCGTTCGCCGAGGTCCCGCTGTTCCGGTTTCTGTTCAACGGCGTGGTGGTGTGCGCCGGCATCCTGTTCTTTCAGATTCTCATCGCCGTGCCCTGCGCCTACGCCCTGGCCCATCGGCGGTTCAGCCTTCGCTGGTTGCTCTTCGGCTTGGTGCTGGCTGGTCTGTTGGTGCCCTACCACGTGACGGCGATCCCGGTTTTCCTGGGTTTCGCACAACTCGATCTGCTGGATACGTACACGGCGCTGATCCTTCCGTTCGTCGCTTCGGTGTTCGGCATCTTTCTCTTCCGGCAGTTCTTCGCCACGGTTCCCGCCAGCATCATCGACGCGGCGCGCATCGACGGATTGAGCGAGACGGCCATCGTGTGGCGCATCGCGTTCCCCAACGCTTGGCCGGCGGTGAGCGCCTTCGCCATTTTCTCCGTGGTCGCCCATTGGAACGACCTCTTCTGGCCGCTGATCGCGATCAGCGACCCGAACCTCGCGACACCGCCGCGAGGCATCCTGTTTTTTCGCGACGAGGAGGCGGGCTCGGACTTCGGCCCGCTGATGGCGGCGGCGACGGTGGTCACCGCGCCCCTGGTGATCGCGTTTCTGGTCGCCCAGCGGAAGTTCGTCCAAGGCATTACCATGAGCGGACTCAAGGGATGA
- a CDS encoding sugar ABC transporter permease — protein MMTRRLPNALREALANAWLVGPATVAMLVLIFGPVFAVAVLSFTDYQLGAQSFAWIGLENYSVLFTDPIGRRAVVNTLIYVAIVMPASMLLALLVALGVHRVASWNATLAGVLRTAYFMPVAGTLVAMATVWQMLMHPNVGLLNQLLGLMGWPGQEWLSDRGIVLYSLAVIGIWETVGYNMVLFLAGLAAIPEHLYAAAEIDGVRPGWDRFWTITWPLLGPTTLFVIVVTAARAFRVFETVATLTRGGPGFASDTLVYAMYREGFVYFKAGYASAVTMVFFAFVLTLTLVQFGLLERRVHYR, from the coding sequence ATGATGACACGCCGCCTTCCCAACGCGCTGCGCGAAGCGCTTGCCAACGCGTGGCTGGTGGGCCCCGCCACCGTGGCGATGCTCGTGCTGATCTTCGGACCCGTGTTCGCCGTGGCCGTGCTGTCTTTCACCGACTACCAGCTCGGTGCCCAGAGCTTCGCCTGGATCGGACTCGAGAACTACAGCGTCCTTTTTACCGACCCCATCGGCCGGCGCGCCGTGGTCAACACGCTGATCTACGTGGCCATCGTCATGCCGGCGTCGATGCTCCTCGCCTTGCTGGTGGCCCTTGGCGTCCACCGGGTGGCGAGCTGGAATGCGACCCTCGCGGGAGTCCTGCGCACGGCCTACTTCATGCCGGTGGCCGGGACGCTCGTGGCCATGGCGACGGTGTGGCAGATGCTGATGCACCCGAACGTCGGCCTCCTGAATCAGCTCTTGGGGCTGATGGGATGGCCCGGCCAGGAGTGGCTCTCGGACCGCGGCATCGTCCTCTATTCGCTGGCGGTGATCGGCATCTGGGAAACGGTGGGCTACAACATGGTCCTCTTCCTCGCCGGTCTGGCCGCGATCCCCGAACACTTGTACGCGGCCGCGGAGATCGACGGCGTGCGCCCGGGCTGGGATCGGTTCTGGACCATCACGTGGCCTCTCCTCGGCCCCACCACGCTCTTCGTCATCGTGGTCACGGCGGCGCGTGCGTTCCGCGTCTTCGAGACGGTCGCCACGCTGACGCGCGGCGGGCCGGGCTTCGCCAGCGATACACTGGTCTACGCCATGTACCGGGAGGGTTTCGTCTACTTCAAGGCCGGATACGCGAGTGCCGTGACCATGGTCTTCTTCGCCTTCGTGCTGACGCTGACACTCGTGCAGTTCGGCTTGCTGGAAAGGCGGGTGCACTACCGATGA